A genomic segment from Triticum dicoccoides isolate Atlit2015 ecotype Zavitan chromosome 1A, WEW_v2.0, whole genome shotgun sequence encodes:
- the LOC119270630 gene encoding bifunctional epoxide hydrolase 2-like has protein sequence MAQQIEHTHLLLRGLNLHLAQVGKDELGTVVFLHGFPEIWYTWRHQMLAVAAAGYRAIAPDSRGYGLSDQPAEDVEATWEDLVADVLAILDALSIHKVFLVGKDYGAMPAYDFALRHPDRTRGVMCMGIPFSPGPFNFDTMPEGFYILRWREPDRAEADFGRHDVRRVVRTIYILFSRSDVPIAEEGQEIMDLADLSTPLPPWFTEEDLDAYAALYEKSGFRYPLQIPYRSLHRMTKHVDPKFQVPVFMVMGEKDYCFKFPGFEAAMRSGVMNTFAPNLKITYIPEGSHFVQEQFPDQINDLLLGFLKDHP, from the exons ATGAGCTTGGGACGGTGGTGTTCTTGCACGGCTTCCCGGAGATATGGTACACGTGGCGCCACCAGATGCTGGCCGTGGCCGCCGCCGGGTACCGCGCCATCGCGCCCGACAGCCGCGGCTACGGGCTCTCCGACCAGCCGGCGGAGGACGTGGAGGCCACCTGggaggacctcgtcgccgacgtgctcgccATCCTCGACGCCCTCTCCATCCACAAG GTGTTCCTGGTGGGCAAGGACTACGGCGCCATGCCGGCGTACGACTTCGCGCTGCGGCACCCGGACCGCACCCGCGGCGTCATGTGCATGGGCATCCCCTTCAGCCCGGGGCCCTTCAACTTCGACACCATGCCGGAGGGGTTCTACATCCTGCGGTGGCGCGAGCCCGACAGGGCGGAGGCCGACTTCGGCCGGCACGACGTCCGCCGCGTGGTGCGCACCATCTACATCCTCTTCTCCCGCAGCGACGTCCCGATCGCGGAGGAAGGGCAGGAGATCATGGACCTCGCCGACCTCTCCACGCCCCTGCCGCCGTGGTTCACCGAGGAGGACCTCGACGCCTACGCCGCGCTCTACGAGAAGTCCGGCTTCCGCTACCCTCTCCAGATACCATACAG GTCTCTGCACAGGATGACGAAGCACGTGGACCCCAAGTTCCAGGTCCCCGTGTTCATGGTGATGGGGGAGAAGGACTACTGCTTCAAGTTCCCTGGTTTCGAGGCCGCCATGAGGAGCGGCGTCATGAACACCTTCGCGCCGAACCTCAAGATCACCTACATCCCTGAAGGAAGCCACTTCGTGCAGGAGCAGTTCCCGGACCAGATCAACGACCTCCTACTCGGCTTCCTCAAGGACCATCCCTGA